Genomic DNA from bacterium:
CGTGCTGCTGACGGTACGGCAATTGGAACGCGGGGAGGCGCGCGTGGAAAACCAATACGCGCGCGTGGTGCGCCGCGAGGGCAACCGGCCGGCGCAGGAGTTGATTCGCAAAGTCTTCGAAATCGCCCCGCGCAAGTGGCGCGGCATCGGTGAGATTCCCGCCAGCGGCTTGCGGCTGCGGCCGGAGTTTCGCGACTACGACGCCGAAACGATCTTCGCTCTCGGCGAGCTGCACGTCGAAGAGCCGGCCATTTGCATCAGCGGCCTGGTGCTGCAGGGCTTGAAAAAGCCCAACGAATGCGCCGCCTTCGGCAAGCAGTGCACGCCGCAAACGCCGCTGGGCGCTACGATGGTGTCTTCGGAGGGTGCGTGTGCGGCGTATTTTGCGTATCAGAGGCGGAGGGTGGAGTAGGAGTAGGAGTAGGAGTAGGAGTAAGAGTAAGAGTAAGAGGCACATGACGAGGACCAACTGGGATGAGTGAGTTCAGTCTGCAGTGCCCGTTGCCGATCACGCAGCACGACACGATTCAGCTCGGCCACGGCAGCGGCGGCAAGATGATGAATGATCTGATCGGCAAGCTGTTCTTGTGGGCATTCGACAATCCCTACTTGAACAAGCTCGATGATCAAGCCGTGGTCGAGATCAACGGCGTGCGGCTGGCGATCAGCACGGATTCCTTTGTCGTGGATCCGATTTTCTTCCCCGGCGGAAATATCGGCGAGCTGGCGGTTTACGGCACCGTGAATGACGTGTGCATGAGCGGCGGCCGGCCGCTGTTTCTCGCGGCCAGTGTGATTTTGGAAGAGGGCTTTCCCCTGGCAGATCTGCGCCAGGTGGTGGAGTCCATGGCGGCCGCGGCCCGCCGCGCCGGCGTGCTGATCGTGACCGGGGACACCAAAGTCGTCAACAAAGGCAAGGGCGACAAGATCTTCATCAACACCACCGGCCTCGGCGTGCTCGAGCATCCCTGGCAAATATCTGCCGGTCAAATCCAGCCCGGTGATGCGGTGCTGTTGAGCGGCAGCCTGGGTGATCACGGCATTGCCATTCTCTCGCGGCGCGAGGGACTGGCATTTGAAACGCCGATTACGAGTGATACTGCGCCCTTGCATGAGTTGGTGGCCGCGGTGTTGCAGGCCGGCGGCCAGGCAGTGCATGCCCTGCGTGACCCCACGCGCGGCGGATTGGCCGCGACATTGAACGAGTTTGCCGCCACCGCGCGCGTCGGCATTCGGGTTCGCGAAGATCGCATTCCCGTCAAACCCGCGGTGGCGGGCGCGTGTGAGATTTTGGGGTTGGATCCGTTGTATATTGCCAATGAAGGCAAGCTGGTGGCAGTGGTCGCGGCGGCCAAGGCCGAAGCCGTGCTGCACGCGCTGCAGGCCCACCCGCTCGGCCGGGAGGCGGCGCTCATCGGCGAGGTGATGGCCGGCAGTCCCGGCCTGGTGACGATGCAAACGCGGCTGGGGGCGTGGCGCATCGTCGATCTGCTGGTGGGCGAGCAATTGCCGAGGATTTGTTGAGTACCTGAATTTTGCCGGGCAATTGTTGCCCTCCTCGCCTGCGATTGAAATCGCAGTCTATACGCTCAAGCCGGCTCAGGCCGGCGCCTCGTCTGATGGGTGGTCAGTCGCCTTTAGGCGACATCAGCCTTTAGCCCGAGAATTGATTCTCAGGCTCAGGTCCGCCGGCGCGGTCAGGCTGCCGGCAAGTCGCGGTTTGGGATGATCCATTTCAAACACAGGAGTTCAGCATGTCTGCCCCCTTGTCGCTGTGGGTTTTGTTGACGTCGACCGTGACGATTGCGATTGTGCATGCGCTGGCGCCGGATCATTGGGTGCCGTTTGTGAGCATCGGCCGCGCGCAAAAATGGTCCACGGCGAAATTGATTTGGATCACTTTTCTCGCCGGGCTGGGACACGTGGGGTCCTCGATCCTCATCGGCGTGGTTGGCCTGCTCTTGGGCTTCAGTTTGGTTCATCTTGAAGGCATCGAGTCGCAGCGCGGGGAGGTGGCGGGCCTGCTGCTCATCGGTTTTGGTCTGGCTTATGCGATCTGGGGCTTCAAGCACGCCCGGCATCACCATCATCATGAGGTCGATCCCAAGAAATCGCTCACGCTCTGGACGCTGTTCGCCATCTTTGTCCTGGGCCCGTGCGAGCCGCTGATTCCGCTCATGTTTGCGGGCGCGGCGCTGGGCTGGGGCGCGGTGATCACGGTCACTGCCGTGTTCGGCTTGATCACGCTGGTGATGATGATCGGACAGACGCTGCTCGCCTATTACGGCCTTGGCCTGGCGCGGATCAAGCATCTCGAGCACTACGGCCATGCCATTGCGGGCGTGGTCATTGCGTTCACCGGCGGCATGGTGATGTTTTTCGGAGTCTGAACGCCGGCCGGCACTTTGCGCCAGCCAGCAATTCGGAGGCAGGCCTGGCTGCGGGCGTGCTGCTTGCGACGCTTCACGTCCTCTTTTCCGCCGGAGTGCTGGTCAGTCGTCCCGAGTGCGCCGGATTAGTTTTTTTGCTTTGGTTTTATGGGGAAGGAGGAGTCGGGCTCGGCCGTTTTGGCGAGCCCGTTTTTTTGGGGGGCGGCCTTTGTGCAGCCATGATTTGCAGAATTGCGAATTTCCGCGGCAAAATTCGCAATCATGAAAATGCTGCCGCGTCAACGGCGTTGTCACGGCGGCAGAAGTCTCATGTTTACAATGCCGGCAGCTTTTGGAGATGTGGCACTGGCCTTGCAGGCGCAGGTGACGACTGCGCTGGTGTGAGTGAAGTAGATGGTCCTGATGCGAAACAGACCCAGTCGCAGAGAAGTGGAACCCGCAGACCAAGCCAGACGCAATGAATGATGGAAATGAGCTTGTGCGCTGGCTTGCGTTGGGTCACCTTCCATCGCTGGGAGTCGGCCAGCGAGGATTACTTCTGTCAGCTTGTGCAGGCGAGGTTGTCGTCCTCTTGAATCGCATCGTGCGGACCTAGCACGATTGGCTTATCGGCCGAATCTAGAGGCAAGTCAATTCCTGCATGAGCGCCCTCCTGTTGATGGTGGCTGGGATGAATCCTCATCCCAGCCTTTTTTATGTGAATGAATCAGCCCGCAGTCTGCCTTGATAAGCAAGGTCCGGGGTCCCCGAATCGCGCCGCCAGACACGATTCCCATGCGCGAAGCACATAACGAGTCACGAATTCGTGGCGTTGGGTCAATTGCCCCAACCTGCTGGGGGATCCTGCACGATTTCGCCCGCCGGCACAGTCGTTGAGCTGCCCGCATGAAGACTGCTCCCGGAGGTTACGGCGGCACAGTTCACTTGAAGGTGACTAGCGTGCATGCCTGGCCTGCACCAGACCTTGCGGCCGGACGGGTAGTTCTCTGCTCCCCCAATTCTTTTAGTCTCCGGCCCTTGCGGGCCGCGGTCAAAGTCAATAAACTCGAGGTTGTCACAGTGCCCCGCCAGAGAGCAGGACTGAGGTATCAAAGCAAAACTGCAGCAGGGCCGGTGTGTCAAAGATTGAGCACGAAATTTGCGCTCTTTGGGATTCCGGAGCAGATGCGACATTTTCTTGGCAAACACAGGAGGTGCAAAGTTCGTCAAAGCCAGCATCTGCCTTTGGCTACGCCAATTCGGCCGGGCGTAGGTAGTTTTGCCAGAGCCGGTTAATTCAGGCAAAACTCATTCTCACTGCAGCGCCGCCGTAAATGGGGATATGGTCGCCATGACAATTCCTGATGCGCAGGACCACAATCTCGCCGTGCCCGCCGCCTTGCGCCTCCTCCCGGAGAAATTGGAGGAGTTCATCCATTTCCTGCCCGATGCCCTGGTGGAAATCGATCTCTCCACGCAAAAACTCACTTATGCCAACCGCATGGCCTACATCCTGTTCGGCTATGACGAAGCGGAGCCTTTGGCGGAAATCAGACCGGAAGATGTTTTTGCACCGGGCGAATTCGAACGCGCCGCGGCGTTGATCGCCGCTTATCGAACCCAGGGCTGGGACCCTCATCGCGGCTACACGCGCACCGGCCGGCAAGACCTGCTTGATTTCGAAATGAGAAAGAGGGATGGCGCTCCGTTTCACGCGGAAGTCCAGGCTTCCTTTGTCTTGAGCGAGAGCAAAGTTCCGGTGCGGCTGCGGTTGCTGTTTCGGGACGTCAGTGAGCGCCGCCGCGCGGAACAGGCGCTGCGCACGGCGCACGAAGACCTGGAACAGCGTGTCTTGGAGCGCACGGCCGAATTGAGCCGGGTGAACGCGGCCTTGCAAGCCGAGATCGATTTGCACCGCCAGACCGCCGCGGAACTGAGTGAAAGCGAGCACCGGTTTCGGCAAATGGCGGAGAATATCGAGGCGGTGTTCTATCTCACCAGTCTCGATCATGCCGAGATGATCTACCTCAGTCCGGCTTTTGAGAAGATCTGGGGACGCACGGTGGCGAGCCTGCTCGATTCGCCGCAGCAGTGGCTGGCCGCCCTGCTCCCCGAAGACCAGCGCCGCTTGCAAGCGCTCATCGCCTCCCAGCCCGGGGGCGCCGTCTACGACGAGATCTACCGCATTGTGCGGCCTGATGGGACGATCCACTGGATCCGCGACCGCTGCTTTCCGATTCACCAGCCCCAGGGCAGGATTTTTCGCATCGCCGGCATTGCCGAGGACATTACTCCCTTCAAAGAGGCGGAAGAACGCTTGCGCCAGAGTGAAGAACGCTATCGCGCGCTGTTCGAAGACAATCCTTCCATGTACTTCACCGTGGACGCCGCCGGCAGCGTGCTCTCGGTGAATCACTTTGGCGCGGAACAACTGGGCTACACGGTGGAGGAATTGCTCGGCCAGCCGGTTTTCCTGGTCTTCCGACCGGAAGATCGGGCCGCGGTCGAGGCGCAGTTGCAGACCTGTCTGGCGCAGCCGGGCCAGGTTTTCCAGTGGGAAATGCGCAAAATTCGCAAGAGCGGAACCCTGCTGTGGGTCAAGGAACTTGGCCGCGCAGTGCAGCATGCCGACGGTCAGCCGGTGGTGTTGATCGTGTGCGAAGACATAACCGCGCACAAGCAGGCCGAGACCGTCATGCGTGAGAGCGAGAAGTTCCTGGCCACCGGCCGGATGGCGGCGCGCATTGCGCATGAGATCAATAATCCGCTCGCCGCCATCAAGACGGCGCTGCGTCTGGTGGGCGGCGCCGTGCCGCCGGAGCATCGCCACTTTCACTACGTCGCCAAAGCCGACAAGGAAATCGACCGCATCGCCGACATCGTTCGCCAGATGCTCGCGCTCTACCGTCCCGGCCAGGAGGCGAGAACCGAATTCGATTGCAATCACACGCTGCAAGAAGTGGTGGCCCTGATGCGCTTGCTCAGCAAGCAGCGGCGCGTGGACATTGCGCTGGAAACTCAATGCGAAGCCGGCACCCTCCGGCTGCCGGAAAACCACATCCGCCAGATCATGTACAATCTTCTGCAAAACGCCGTGGAAGCCTCCCCGCCCGGGGAAACGGTGCAGGTGCGGGCCAAACTGCACGCCGGCCGGCTCGTGATCACCGTGAGCGACCGCGGCAGTGGCATTACCGCCACCGTGGCGGAGCAAGTGTTCGAACCGTTCTTCACCACCAAGGGCGACTCGAGCAGCAGCGGCATGGGACTGGGCCTGTCGATCTGCAAGAGCCTGGTCGATTCGCTGCAGGGCAGCATCACTTTCAACAGCACGCCGGGCCAGGGCGCCGTGTTTACGGTCGAACTGCCGGTGCCGGTCCGGGGCGCAACGGAGAATTCCCATGAATGACAGCGGCCGCATCCTGATTGCGGATGATGAAGATCTCTTCCGCGAAGCAACCGTCGAGGTGTTGCGCGAAGAGGGCTATGCTTGCGACGGCGCCGTGGATGCCTATGCGGCGGCAGCGCTGCTGCAGCAGAAGGAGTATGATTTGATCATCGCCGACATTCGCATGCCCGGCAATGAAGACCTGGCCTTGTTCAAGAGATTGCAGGAAGCCAAAAGTGAGACACCGGTCGTTGTTGTTACCGGCTATCCCGGGTTGGATGCCGCCCTCCCGGCAACGCGGCTGTCCGTGGCCGGCTTCCTGGCCAAGCCAATCGACATGGACACGCTCCTGCACTTGACGCAGGAGTTGCTCAACTCGCCTCGTGCGGGGTCCGCGCATTCCTCCGGCAGAGAGCCGGCAACCAGCCCGACCGTGCCCGGCGACTCCTGGCCACTGCTGCCTGCGGCGGCCGCACAGACCGTACCGCTGTCTGCGGGACTGGATACGCCTGCGCTTGCGTCACGGCCCGTGGCGACGAAGGCTCTCCCACCGGCCGGAGCTGCGGACCTCATCGAAGGCATCGTGGGAGGCAGCGCAGTGATGCTTCATGTTTTCGAGCGGGTGCAGAAAGCCGCGCCCGGCGATCAAGGCGTGCTCATCTATGGCGAAACCGGCACCGGCAAAGAGCTGATCGCGCGCGCCATTCATCACCTCAGCCCGCGGCGGGAGTGCGGCTTTGTGCCGGTGGATTGCGCGGCGTTGCCCGCCAACTTGTTGGAAAGCGAATTGTTCGGCTACGAAAAAGGCGCGTTCACCGGCGCCACCGGCCGCAAACTGGGTTTGCTCGAATTCGCGCAAGGCGGCACGTTCTTTTTCGATGAGATTTCCGAGATGGACCCCGGCTTGCAGGCAAAATTGCTGCGCGTCTTGCAGGAACGGAAATTCCGCCGGTTGGGCGGCAAAGACCTTATCGACCTCGACGTGCGCGTCATTGCCGCCATGAATCGCAGCCCGCGCAAAGCCATGGCTGATGGCCGTCTGCGCCGCGACCTCTACTACCGGCTCAACGTCATTCCCATTTACCTGCCGCCGCTGCGCCGGCGTCGCGACGATATACCGCTGCTGGTGGAACATTTTCTCCACGAAGCGAACCAACGCCGGCATTCTCCCCCCAAGTGCCTCACGCCCGATGCCCTGGCGCTGTTGAAAAGCCAGCGCTGGCCCGGCAATGTGCGGCAGTTGAAGAATGTGGTCGAGCGGCTGGTGTCTCTCTCCACCGGACCTGAAATCGACGAGACGGATCTCGCCTCCTTCGTCCTGCGCGTAAAGCATGCGACCGACCCGGGAACCGTGAGCGTGCCCTATGCCGCGGCCCGGAAACGGAAGCTGAGTGAATTCGAGCGGGACTACTTCACCGAATTGATGAAACAGAGCGAAGGCGTGGTGGAGACGGCCGCCAAACTCTCCGGCCTGAGCGAGCGCACCATCTATCGCATGCTGCGCCGCTATGGCAAGCCTTTCTGAAGCTGTTGCTTGAGCCGGAGCGCCGTCAATCCCGCCCGCTGCGCAGTTGGTGTCCGTCCGAAAAGGTTCCCACCAGCCCGAACGAGCCGGAACCAAAGAAGGCAAAAGCGACTGCAAAGCCGCAAAGTCGCGCAAAGAAAAGATCCGAGTTTTGTCCTTCATGATTGCGCACAACGAATGATTGGGAGATCTTTGCGAACCTTTGCGGCTCTGCGTGAATTCTCCCGCCCAAAATGGAAAAGGTCGGAGATTTTCAGAATTGATACAGAACCCGCATCAATACGGGTCGAGAAAGCAGTCACCGACCAAATCTTTGCTTTTTTTGCAACGAGTTTGCTCTTTAGTGATTAGGCTGCGCCGAGGTTGCTAAAGCCTCGTGCTGCGGATAAGCTCTGAGACTTTCAATGCAACGGCCAAACCGTTGCAGGAACCTCTTTTTTGAGAATGCTGCAACTTCAGACGGAAGCCGGTTCTGCTGTTTTCTCTCTGCGCCGCCCTCACTGCCCTCCAGTTGCTGTTATCCCCTCCAGATCCACTTCTTCCTTCCCTTCCAGAGCCAGCACACCCGCAGGGCAGTGACAGTGCTGTCGCGGGCCTGACAGCCATGTCAATGACACTTGCTCAGCAAATTCATTGGTTTTCAGTCACTTGTTCAAATCGTCGTTGACACGCCTGTCACCGCTCGCGGGCCAGGTTGCCAGATCGCTTCCCGTCTTCCATTCCTCGCAGCGGGACTCGTAGAGTGATAAGAGTTGGAAATTAAGAGAATTGCGGGCACGGCGGGTGAATTGTCCCTAGCCGCAATGTTGCCACGCGTGCATGGCTGCCGTTTTGCATACATGAAACAATTGCATCGTGGGCCGCACCCAAAGCAGGAGAGGATATGCACACAGCAAGACCTGACCGGAAGGCTTCACTTTGGGGCAGAGCATGGACGTTTATGCAGCCCGTATACCCGAAACCACACCTCTCATCAGAACGAGGCGCAACGTGGACCGTGTTGGTGGCCTCGCATGATGAAGCGATTCAGAAGTGCGTGGCCCAAGTGCTGGCAGACCGGCAGAGCCGCATCGTCGTGGCGCCGAGCGTGAGGGCGTTTTTTGAAGAATTGGGCCGCCGGCAAGTGGATTTGATTGTGTTCGACGTCGGCTTGCCGCCGCTGAGCACGGTGGAGGCGTTCGCGGTGGAAAGGGTTCACCACCCGCGCATTCCCACCATCTTGCTGCAGGAACGGGAGGAGCTGGATGAGATTCGGGAGATTCTTGACCGGGGAATCATTTTCCGCATGTTGAAGCCAATCGAAGTTGCCAGCCTCAGGCAAATCTGTGATACCGTTCGCCAGCGCAAGGTTGCGGCCGCGAGCCATGAGCGGGACGAGAGCGTGTCGCTGTTTTTTTGAGTCACGAGAATATGTTTTGTGAAAGCTGGATGCCTGAGCGGCGGGTCATTTCACGCACAAATGGCAGGGCGGTGGGTGAAATCACCATCCACAGAGCAATAGCGCATCAAAGCAGCATTTGCGCCCTGCCTAAATTCAATTGAATCGGCAGATGATGACTGGGGGCGAATCCTTGCACGGGGTGGCACAGGTATTGAGATGGAAAACCCTCCCGGGCTTGGCATTCACCTCTGCGGGCTTGGCCCGGCGATTGATTTCAGTCTAATTCCTCTCAGTGTTTGAACTTCGACTCGGGAGGAGGGGGACAAATATCTCCAAAGTTACCTGCTCCGCTTCAGGAAACGGAGCGTTCGGTTCGCAGGAGGCAGGCGATGAATCTATGTCAAATTGTGAGGAACAGAGCCTTATGAGACGATTTATGCTCGCCCTTGTGGTCTTGCTCTGGGGCACTACCGGCTTTGCGCAAGCGCCCAAAGCTACTCTGGAGCAGGCCCGCAATGGCACCGCGAGTTCTCCCACCAGCCCGGTGGTTTTTCAAACCGGGAATTTGGGGAGTTCCAATTCCCACTATGTGGAAGGGATGTCGGCACCCTACCGTTTGGTGCTGGAGAATATTTCCCTCGGTGCGCACAATGTGATTATCGAGTGGGACATCAAGAACGGCGGCGCGCATGCCATCGACTACATTACGCATTATGACCGGCTGCAGCCACATAATTTCTCCCCACCGCACGCGCAAGAAGTGGTCAATCCGTTGAACGGATTGACCGGGCCCTTCGGCGGCCCGAGCACTTTCGCCATCCCGGCACCCAGCTCAGCGGGTTCGCCCGTGGCCGGGCAGCCGACCGCGGACTTCAATGCGCTGCCGGCCGGCGAGCGCAATATGACGATTTGGAATGGTTCGATTTCCAGCCTTTCCTATGTGAATCAAGGCAGTCTGACTG
This window encodes:
- a CDS encoding response regulator, coding for MASHDEAIQKCVAQVLADRQSRIVVAPSVRAFFEELGRRQVDLIVFDVGLPPLSTVEAFAVERVHHPRIPTILLQEREELDEIREILDRGIIFRMLKPIEVASLRQICDTVRQRKVAAASHERDESVSLFF
- a CDS encoding PAS domain S-box protein, with the translated sequence MTIPDAQDHNLAVPAALRLLPEKLEEFIHFLPDALVEIDLSTQKLTYANRMAYILFGYDEAEPLAEIRPEDVFAPGEFERAAALIAAYRTQGWDPHRGYTRTGRQDLLDFEMRKRDGAPFHAEVQASFVLSESKVPVRLRLLFRDVSERRRAEQALRTAHEDLEQRVLERTAELSRVNAALQAEIDLHRQTAAELSESEHRFRQMAENIEAVFYLTSLDHAEMIYLSPAFEKIWGRTVASLLDSPQQWLAALLPEDQRRLQALIASQPGGAVYDEIYRIVRPDGTIHWIRDRCFPIHQPQGRIFRIAGIAEDITPFKEAEERLRQSEERYRALFEDNPSMYFTVDAAGSVLSVNHFGAEQLGYTVEELLGQPVFLVFRPEDRAAVEAQLQTCLAQPGQVFQWEMRKIRKSGTLLWVKELGRAVQHADGQPVVLIVCEDITAHKQAETVMRESEKFLATGRMAARIAHEINNPLAAIKTALRLVGGAVPPEHRHFHYVAKADKEIDRIADIVRQMLALYRPGQEARTEFDCNHTLQEVVALMRLLSKQRRVDIALETQCEAGTLRLPENHIRQIMYNLLQNAVEASPPGETVQVRAKLHAGRLVITVSDRGSGITATVAEQVFEPFFTTKGDSSSSGMGLGLSICKSLVDSLQGSITFNSTPGQGAVFTVELPVPVRGATENSHE
- the hypE gene encoding hydrogenase expression/formation protein HypE, which translates into the protein MSEFSLQCPLPITQHDTIQLGHGSGGKMMNDLIGKLFLWAFDNPYLNKLDDQAVVEINGVRLAISTDSFVVDPIFFPGGNIGELAVYGTVNDVCMSGGRPLFLAASVILEEGFPLADLRQVVESMAAAARRAGVLIVTGDTKVVNKGKGDKIFINTTGLGVLEHPWQISAGQIQPGDAVLLSGSLGDHGIAILSRREGLAFETPITSDTAPLHELVAAVLQAGGQAVHALRDPTRGGLAATLNEFAATARVGIRVREDRIPVKPAVAGACEILGLDPLYIANEGKLVAVVAAAKAEAVLHALQAHPLGREAALIGEVMAGSPGLVTMQTRLGAWRIVDLLVGEQLPRIC
- a CDS encoding sigma-54 dependent transcriptional regulator, whose translation is MNDSGRILIADDEDLFREATVEVLREEGYACDGAVDAYAAAALLQQKEYDLIIADIRMPGNEDLALFKRLQEAKSETPVVVVTGYPGLDAALPATRLSVAGFLAKPIDMDTLLHLTQELLNSPRAGSAHSSGREPATSPTVPGDSWPLLPAAAAQTVPLSAGLDTPALASRPVATKALPPAGAADLIEGIVGGSAVMLHVFERVQKAAPGDQGVLIYGETGTGKELIARAIHHLSPRRECGFVPVDCAALPANLLESELFGYEKGAFTGATGRKLGLLEFAQGGTFFFDEISEMDPGLQAKLLRVLQERKFRRLGGKDLIDLDVRVIAAMNRSPRKAMADGRLRRDLYYRLNVIPIYLPPLRRRRDDIPLLVEHFLHEANQRRHSPPKCLTPDALALLKSQRWPGNVRQLKNVVERLVSLSTGPEIDETDLASFVLRVKHATDPGTVSVPYAAARKRKLSEFERDYFTELMKQSEGVVETAAKLSGLSERTIYRMLRRYGKPF